From Microcaecilia unicolor chromosome 11, aMicUni1.1, whole genome shotgun sequence, the proteins below share one genomic window:
- the TRAPPC3 gene encoding trafficking protein particle complex subunit 3, which translates to MSRQSNRGTESKKMNSELFTLTYGALVTQLCKDYENDEDVNKQLDKMGYNIGVRLIEDFLARSNVGRCHDFRETADVIAKVAFKMYLGITPSITNWSPAGDEFSLILENNPLVDFVELPDNHSSLIYSNLLCGVLRGALEMVQMAVDVKFTQDTLKGDSVTEIRMRFIRRIEDNLPAGEE; encoded by the exons AATTCTGAGCTCTTCACGCTGACCTATGGTGCATTGGTCACCCAGCTGTGCAAAGATTATGAGAATGATGAGGATGTAAACAAACAGCTGGACAAGAT GGGTTATAACATAGGTGTTCGATTAATAGAAGACTTTTTGGCTCGATCAAATGTCGGAAGATGCCATGATTTCCGGGAAACTGCTGATGTAATTGCTAAG GTGGCATTTAAGATGTACCTGGGCATAACCCCCAGCATTACAAACTGGAGTCCTGCAGGAGATGAATTCTCCTTGATTCTGGAAAATAACCCTCTGGTGGATTTTGTGGAGCTTCCAGATAACCATTCATCGCTTATTTACTCCAACCTCTTGTGCGGGGTATTGCGGGGTGCACTGGAAATG GTGCAGATGGCTGTTGATGTGAAGTTTACCCAGGACACGTTGAAAGGGGATAGCGTAACCGAAATCAGAATGCGTTTCATCCGAAGGATTGAAGATAACCTTCCCGCGGGTGAGGAGTGA